A section of the Bryobacteraceae bacterium genome encodes:
- a CDS encoding epimerase, whose translation MKALVIGGTQFIGRHLVQTLLKGGHEVAILHRRPEHDLGKRVANFQADRNDPRQVRATLNGHTFDAVFDLAYDWERGTPASAVAETAHFLTGSIGRYVFVSSVAAYGDGLNHHEGDALAPDDHPDSYVRNKAQSERALFRLFHRYGTPITTIRPPFVYGPGNPIYREQFFWDRIRDKRPIILPGDGRRLMQFVYVKDLVGAMIRAVETPAALGHAFNIANARPLTQAELIEAYFEACGKQTTVARVPRERILRAGGHPMGPKLYFGVYFDLPPVTMVISKAQRVLRFKPTPFIDGLKETYRWYLRHHPKQTIDYSFEDLLLQRQRAQLAS comes from the coding sequence ATGAAGGCTCTCGTCATCGGCGGCACGCAGTTCATCGGCCGGCATCTGGTCCAGACGCTGCTCAAAGGCGGCCATGAAGTCGCCATCCTGCACCGCAGGCCCGAACACGACCTCGGCAAGCGCGTGGCCAACTTCCAGGCCGACCGCAATGATCCCCGCCAGGTGCGCGCCACTCTCAACGGCCACACGTTTGACGCCGTCTTCGACCTCGCCTATGACTGGGAGCGCGGCACGCCGGCCTCGGCCGTCGCGGAAACGGCCCACTTCCTCACCGGCAGCATCGGCCGCTACGTTTTCGTCTCCTCGGTGGCGGCCTATGGCGACGGGTTGAACCATCACGAGGGCGACGCCCTGGCGCCCGATGACCATCCGGACTCCTACGTTCGCAACAAGGCGCAGAGCGAGCGCGCGCTGTTCCGCCTCTTCCACCGCTACGGCACGCCGATCACCACCATCCGCCCGCCGTTCGTCTACGGACCCGGCAACCCGATCTACCGCGAGCAGTTCTTCTGGGATCGCATCCGCGACAAGCGGCCCATCATTCTGCCAGGCGACGGGCGCCGCCTGATGCAGTTTGTCTATGTGAAGGACCTCGTCGGCGCGATGATCCGCGCGGTGGAGACGCCCGCCGCCCTCGGCCACGCCTTCAACATCGCCAACGCGCGCCCGCTGACGCAGGCCGAGCTCATCGAGGCCTACTTCGAGGCCTGCGGCAAACAGACCACCGTGGCGCGCGTGCCGCGCGAACGCATCCTGCGCGCCGGCGGCCATCCGATGGGACCGAAGCTCTATTTTGGCGTCTATTTCGACCTGCCGCCGGTCACCATGGTCATCAGCAAGGCGCAGCGCGTGCTGCGCTTCAAGCCGACGCCCTTCATCGACGGCCTGAAAGAGACCTACCGCTGGTATCTGCGGCATCACCCGAAGCAGACCATCGACTACTCGTTCGAGGATCTGTTGCTCCAGAGGCAGCGCGCCCAGCTGGCCTCCTGA
- the yprB gene encoding hypothetical protein — MNEALRKQLELLRRRIARIEARAPRPAQPAPLPADLGREVETPLGRHWELERRWPAHHLHGSADVGALADLPPDLLAALSEEAAGCAPHEWVFLDTETSGTSGGSGTFAFLVGTGRITPAGFVVRQFFMREHGEEPSMLGALAQHLAQFRLVVTYNGKAFDLPLLETRYRLARQRPPFAHLVHVDLLHSARRLWRLALESCRLMDLEARILGFERQGDPGGALIPRLYLEFLRTGNFRPLVPVFTHNACDILSLACLTAIVPAAFRDPARLSHPAEMAALARWFHREGMLEEALRLLEAALRRPLREDLLWDALWEAAEIERRLGRTEAAVARWTELSAVANPFRAQALEKLAIYYEHREKNPAMALEMALAAQAISPSEDLEKRITRLRAKASIPRPPRLI, encoded by the coding sequence ATGAACGAAGCGCTGCGAAAACAACTGGAGCTGTTGCGCCGCCGCATCGCCCGGATTGAGGCCCGGGCGCCGCGGCCGGCGCAGCCGGCGCCTCTGCCCGCAGACCTGGGCCGGGAAGTGGAGACTCCGCTTGGCCGCCACTGGGAGCTCGAGCGCCGCTGGCCGGCCCACCACCTGCACGGCTCGGCCGACGTGGGCGCCCTCGCAGACCTGCCGCCGGACCTGCTGGCCGCGCTGAGCGAGGAAGCCGCCGGTTGCGCGCCCCATGAATGGGTCTTTCTCGACACCGAGACCAGCGGGACCAGTGGCGGAAGCGGCACGTTCGCCTTTCTCGTCGGCACCGGCCGCATCACCCCGGCAGGCTTCGTTGTCCGCCAGTTTTTCATGCGCGAGCACGGCGAAGAGCCTTCCATGCTCGGCGCCCTGGCCCAGCATCTGGCCCAGTTCCGCCTGGTAGTGACGTACAACGGAAAGGCGTTTGACCTGCCGCTGCTCGAGACGCGGTACCGGCTGGCACGCCAGCGGCCCCCGTTCGCCCATCTCGTGCACGTGGATCTGCTGCATTCGGCGCGGCGGCTGTGGCGGCTGGCGCTCGAGTCGTGCCGTCTGATGGACCTTGAGGCGCGCATTCTTGGCTTTGAACGTCAGGGCGATCCGGGCGGCGCGCTGATTCCGCGACTGTATCTCGAATTTCTCCGCACCGGGAATTTTCGCCCTTTGGTCCCGGTTTTCACCCATAATGCCTGCGATATTCTCTCGCTGGCGTGCCTGACGGCCATCGTGCCGGCGGCGTTCCGCGACCCGGCGCGGCTCTCGCACCCGGCGGAGATGGCCGCCCTGGCCCGCTGGTTTCACCGCGAGGGGATGCTGGAAGAGGCGCTGCGGCTGCTCGAGGCGGCGCTGCGCCGCCCGCTGCGGGAAGACCTGCTCTGGGACGCGTTGTGGGAGGCAGCCGAGATCGAACGCAGGCTCGGACGGACGGAGGCGGCGGTGGCCCGCTGGACCGAACTGTCGGCCGTCGCCAATCCGTTCCGGGCGCAGGCGCTCGAAAAACTTGCCATTTATTACGAGCACCGCGAGAAAAACCCCGCCATGGCGCTGGAAATGGCCCTTGCGGCACAGGCCATTTCTCCCTCAGAAGATCTGGAGAAGCGCATCACCAGACTGCGGGCCAAGGCATCGATTCCGCGTCCGCCGCGGCTGATTTAA